The proteins below are encoded in one region of Casimicrobium huifangae:
- a CDS encoding Stp1/IreP family PP2C-type Ser/Thr phosphatase, with product MSSPRPSSAPKTKGAVTRPWAFAGGSDVGRERAHNEDAILVDPERKLVVLADGMGGYQAGEVASQLAVDVVREESADLSISDSELGRIDPDTGMSVAMRQLRSAIEKANNRICSVARGKEELNGMGTTIVAARFYDGRVGIAHVGDSRCYRFRDHSLEQLTRDHSYVQDQLEKGLISEEDAKNSPQKNLITRALGIDAIAEADVQEFRTRPGDIYLLCSDGLSDLVNPEALLTHLSTERPPGDYTKRLIDAANANGGRDNISVIIVRVGDPPIADLWWQKFLKKPADKK from the coding sequence ATGTCATCGCCACGCCCGTCGTCCGCCCCGAAAACCAAAGGAGCCGTCACCCGCCCGTGGGCGTTTGCTGGCGGTAGTGACGTCGGGCGCGAACGAGCACACAACGAAGACGCGATTCTGGTTGATCCGGAGCGCAAGCTGGTGGTGTTGGCGGACGGTATGGGCGGGTACCAGGCAGGCGAGGTTGCCAGCCAACTGGCGGTGGATGTGGTGCGCGAAGAATCAGCGGATCTGAGCATTTCCGACAGCGAATTGGGCCGGATTGACCCCGACACCGGGATGTCGGTCGCCATGCGCCAGTTGCGCAGCGCCATCGAAAAGGCCAACAACCGAATCTGCAGCGTGGCCCGTGGCAAGGAAGAGCTGAACGGGATGGGCACTACCATCGTCGCCGCCCGCTTCTATGATGGTCGGGTCGGCATCGCCCACGTCGGCGATTCCCGCTGCTACCGGTTTCGCGACCACTCGCTCGAGCAGTTGACGCGCGATCACTCGTATGTACAGGACCAACTCGAAAAGGGTCTGATTTCCGAAGAGGACGCCAAGAATTCGCCGCAAAAAAACCTGATTACCCGAGCGCTTGGCATCGATGCGATTGCCGAGGCGGATGTACAGGAGTTTCGCACGCGGCCGGGCGACATCTATTTGCTGTGTTCCGACGGCTTGTCCGACCTGGTCAATCCCGAGGCACTGCTGACACACCTGTCAACCGAACGACCACCCGGCGATTACACCAAACGGCTGATCGACGCGGCAAACGCTAACGGTGGCCGTGACAATATTTCGGTCATCATTGTGCGGGTGGGGGATCCGCCGATCGCTGACCTGTGGTGGCAAAAGTTCCTCAAGAAGCCCGCCGACAAGAAGTAA
- a CDS encoding response regulator, which produces MRILLVEDDAELGSGVCASLKREHYAVDWVTDGPAASTALSTGQYDLVILDLGLPKMSGLQVLRQLRSRGEAQKAVPVLITTAMDSVTDRVEGLDAGADDYLVKPFALDELHARVRALIRRRNAATSNLLAHGRLTFDIASRQASSDGTPLELSVREAGILEVLLLRAGRAVTKEQLMEGLCAWDSDISLNAIEVYVHRLRKKLEPAGIQVRTFRGLGYCIDKPLVNGTDKPINGHDEAPRAAARTQ; this is translated from the coding sequence GTGCGAATTTTGCTGGTGGAGGATGACGCCGAGCTTGGTAGCGGCGTCTGCGCGAGCCTGAAGCGCGAGCACTACGCGGTGGACTGGGTGACCGACGGTCCCGCAGCGTCCACGGCGCTCAGCACAGGCCAGTACGATCTGGTCATTCTCGATCTCGGGTTGCCGAAAATGTCGGGGCTGCAGGTGTTGCGCCAGTTGCGCTCGCGGGGCGAGGCGCAGAAGGCGGTGCCGGTGCTGATTACCACGGCGATGGATTCGGTGACCGACCGTGTCGAAGGCCTAGACGCCGGTGCCGACGATTACCTGGTCAAGCCCTTCGCGCTGGACGAGTTGCACGCCAGGGTGCGCGCGCTGATCCGCCGCCGCAACGCCGCGACCAGCAATCTGCTGGCGCATGGCCGCCTCACCTTTGATATTGCCTCGCGGCAAGCGTCCTCGGACGGCACGCCGCTGGAACTGTCAGTGCGCGAGGCGGGCATCCTCGAAGTGCTGCTACTGCGCGCCGGACGTGCAGTGACCAAAGAGCAGTTGATGGAAGGCCTCTGCGCGTGGGACAGCGACATTTCGCTGAACGCCATCGAGGTTTACGTGCATCGCCTGCGCAAGAAGCTGGAGCCCGCTGGCATTCAGGTGCGCACCTTCCGCGGCCTCGGTTATTGCATCGACAAGCCCCTGGTCAACGGCACCGACAAACCCATCAACGGTCACGACGAGGCGCCGCGCGCCGCTGCCCGCACGCAATGA
- a CDS encoding FHA domain-containing protein produces the protein MAKLFWLQPDNTIVEFPLKAEQNLIGRSSRCDVRIKHPGISAEHALIRVLPGSATVEDLNSTNGTRVNGRRVESHTLRHGDQIGVGRERLMYFAELDEASRFAQPESIEPFAQPAPGGETVNTDTGVAVVSSSSAELPMPSPALAPAAGAPPVTALNVELDLPVTEAVAPAAQPAKRSRSVAEAPPAPTTPAAAAADGMPELDPALLASLPRGTVLTSSPAMPRASAAVSAPAGVVAEAAAVPAPQPAVSPLPSAAPPVSASPPARAPAASSSIAPPAPRAHSLTASVAVLSGPAVGKRYPLDQPSVTLGKEGKQVIELVRTSPTRWQLRQREGVTPAYVNGDALAGNRDLVAGDVIELIGVRLRFEVTLAT, from the coding sequence ATGGCAAAGCTTTTCTGGTTGCAACCAGACAACACGATCGTCGAGTTTCCGCTCAAGGCGGAACAAAATCTGATTGGGCGCAGCAGCCGCTGCGATGTACGCATCAAGCATCCCGGCATCAGCGCCGAGCACGCGCTGATCCGCGTGCTGCCAGGCTCGGCCACGGTTGAAGATCTCAACAGCACCAATGGCACACGCGTCAATGGACGTCGCGTCGAAAGCCATACGCTACGCCACGGCGACCAGATTGGTGTCGGTCGCGAGCGTCTCATGTATTTCGCTGAATTGGATGAAGCATCGCGGTTCGCCCAACCGGAGTCCATTGAGCCCTTTGCGCAGCCGGCACCCGGCGGTGAAACAGTGAACACTGACACCGGCGTTGCTGTTGTCAGCAGTAGCAGCGCCGAACTGCCCATGCCGTCGCCAGCGCTAGCACCAGCTGCGGGTGCGCCTCCCGTCACGGCGCTGAATGTGGAGCTGGATCTGCCGGTGACCGAGGCAGTCGCCCCTGCGGCGCAACCGGCAAAGCGGTCACGATCCGTCGCCGAAGCCCCCCCCGCGCCGACAACACCGGCTGCGGCCGCAGCCGACGGCATGCCCGAACTTGACCCGGCACTGCTCGCATCACTACCCCGCGGCACCGTACTGACATCTTCGCCGGCAATGCCGCGCGCTAGCGCAGCCGTGTCAGCCCCTGCCGGCGTCGTGGCGGAGGCTGCTGCTGTTCCGGCACCACAACCAGCCGTGAGTCCGCTTCCTTCGGCCGCACCACCAGTGTCTGCAAGCCCGCCCGCGCGTGCACCAGCCGCCAGCAGCAGCATCGCACCGCCTGCGCCGCGCGCACACTCGCTGACAGCGAGCGTCGCGGTGCTGTCGGGGCCGGCCGTGGGCAAGCGCTACCCACTGGACCAGCCCTCAGTCACGCTGGGCAAGGAAGGCAAGCAGGTGATTGAACTGGTCCGTACCAGCCCGACGCGCTGGCAACTGCGGCAGCGCGAAGGCGTCACGCCTGCCTACGTCAATGGCGACGCCCTCGCCGGAAACCGTGATCTGGTGGCCGGTGATGTCATCGAGCTGATCGGCGTGCGACTGCGCTTCGAGGTCACGCTCGCCACCTGA
- the xerD gene encoding site-specific tyrosine recombinase XerD has translation MTATTAPIGELIDQFCDHLWLGDGLATTTLANYRQDMMRYVEWCTGNKVDPLLAVRSDIERYLAMQFADGARAASVNRRLSSLRRFYRWRLEAGAIASSPCDLVDAPRAARYLPKTLSEQQVEALLAAPDTATALGERDAAMLETLYATGLRVSELVGLKVQQINLELGLVKIIGKGSKERLVPLGEVAVAAIQRHLAGARLDWLPPPRRSDYLFLTARGEPMTRQTFWHLIKRHALVAGIDPGSLSPHTLRHAFATHLLNHGADLRVVQMLLGHSDITTTQIYTHVARERLKQLHQQHHPRGK, from the coding sequence ATGACGGCGACGACCGCACCGATCGGCGAGCTGATCGACCAGTTCTGCGATCACCTCTGGCTCGGCGACGGCCTGGCAACAACCACTCTCGCCAACTACCGGCAGGACATGATGCGCTACGTCGAGTGGTGCACCGGGAACAAAGTTGATCCGTTGCTGGCTGTGCGTAGCGACATTGAACGCTATCTGGCCATGCAGTTTGCCGACGGCGCCCGCGCGGCGTCGGTCAACCGGCGACTGTCGTCGCTGCGTCGCTTCTACCGATGGCGACTGGAAGCGGGGGCGATCGCCAGCAGTCCCTGTGATCTGGTTGATGCGCCGCGAGCGGCCCGCTATTTGCCAAAGACCCTGTCCGAACAGCAGGTCGAAGCATTGCTGGCGGCGCCGGATACGGCAACGGCGCTTGGCGAGCGCGATGCCGCGATGCTGGAAACGCTGTACGCAACCGGGCTGCGCGTCAGCGAACTGGTCGGGTTGAAGGTGCAGCAGATCAACCTCGAACTCGGGCTGGTGAAGATTATCGGCAAAGGCTCCAAGGAGCGGCTGGTGCCGTTGGGTGAGGTTGCTGTTGCGGCAATCCAGCGCCATCTGGCGGGGGCCAGGCTGGATTGGCTTCCGCCGCCACGGCGCAGCGACTACCTGTTCCTGACCGCTCGTGGCGAGCCGATGACGAGGCAGACTTTCTGGCATCTGATCAAGCGTCATGCCCTGGTTGCCGGAATTGATCCGGGCAGCCTGTCACCCCATACCCTTCGCCATGCATTCGCGACGCACCTGCTCAATCACGGCGCCGACCTGCGCGTGGTGCAGATGCTGCTGGGTCACAGTGACATCACGACCACCCAGATCTACACCCACGTTGCGCGCGAACGTCTGAAGCAGTTGCATCAGCAACATCATCCGCGCGGGAAATAA
- a CDS encoding Bug family tripartite tricarboxylate transporter substrate binding protein, with product MLSRFLSCFAPASSAPPAGCLRDVSLRPRRFGRADLLRAALAAMTLTLPAFAAAQAFPSKPVKLVVPYPAGGFPDTVARVLAKALTEKWNQQVIIDNRPGGNGAVAAQTIKSAGSDGYTLLVTDGSMFTINPALYSKLEYDHKKDFVPVSALGKAPLFVTIHPSVPANTLAEFIAYVKANPGKVNYGTSGIGSTHHLTGESFSAALGINMVHVPFKGMGQATPALVGGQVQMIFSALPAIAGFVKDNRVKLLAQNSNKRFSQAPNIPTIAETAIPGFDFAPTTIVMAPSGTPPTVLKQLSTDIATAIRTPAVAETLLNSGVEVIGSSSDELAKVLAEEAERFAKIIKTINIKAD from the coding sequence ATGTTGTCCCGTTTCTTGTCCTGCTTTGCCCCCGCATCGTCCGCCCCCCCCGCCGGCTGCCTGCGCGATGTATCGCTTCGGCCCCGGCGCTTCGGGCGCGCCGACCTGCTGCGCGCCGCCCTCGCAGCCATGACGCTGACGCTGCCAGCGTTCGCAGCCGCTCAGGCATTTCCATCCAAGCCGGTGAAGCTGGTGGTGCCCTACCCGGCCGGTGGCTTCCCCGATACCGTCGCCCGCGTGCTGGCCAAGGCATTGACCGAGAAGTGGAACCAGCAGGTCATCATCGACAACCGCCCCGGCGGCAACGGCGCAGTCGCGGCGCAAACGATCAAGTCCGCTGGCAGTGACGGCTACACCCTGCTGGTGACCGATGGCTCGATGTTCACCATCAACCCGGCGCTCTACAGCAAGCTCGAATACGACCACAAAAAGGATTTCGTGCCGGTCTCGGCGCTGGGCAAGGCGCCCCTGTTCGTCACCATCCACCCAAGCGTGCCGGCCAACACGCTCGCCGAGTTCATCGCCTACGTCAAGGCCAATCCCGGCAAGGTGAACTACGGTACCTCGGGCATAGGCAGCACCCATCACCTCACCGGCGAATCGTTTTCCGCCGCGCTCGGCATCAACATGGTTCACGTGCCGTTCAAGGGCATGGGGCAAGCCACACCGGCGCTGGTGGGCGGCCAGGTGCAGATGATCTTCTCGGCGCTGCCCGCCATCGCCGGGTTCGTCAAGGACAACCGCGTCAAGCTGCTGGCGCAGAACTCGAACAAGCGCTTCTCGCAGGCGCCGAATATTCCCACCATCGCCGAGACGGCGATCCCCGGCTTCGATTTCGCCCCCACCACCATCGTGATGGCGCCGTCGGGCACGCCGCCGACGGTGCTCAAGCAATTGTCCACCGACATTGCCACCGCGATTCGCACGCCGGCCGTCGCCGAGACGCTGCTCAACTCGGGCGTGGAAGTGATCGGCAGCAGCAGCGACGAGCTGGCCAAGGTGCTGGCGGAAGAAGCCGAACGCTTCGCCAAAATCATCAAGACCATCAACATCAAGGCCGACTGA
- a CDS encoding MFS transporter yields MATATAGATRPMTAEEKKVIFASSLGTVFEWYDFYLYGSLAAVIAKQFFAGLDPTSAYIFALLAFAAGFLVRPFGALVFGRLGDMIGRKYTFLVTILIMGSATFIVGCLPNYNSIGVAAPIILIALRMLQGLALGGEYGGAATYVAEHAPQGRRGLYTSWIQTTATLGLFLSLIVILLTREFTGKEFDDWGWRIPFLVSIFLLAISVWIRLSMNESPAFQKMKEEGKVSKAPLSESFGQWKNLKIVILALLGLTAGQAVVWYSGQFYALFFLTSLAKVDGKTANLLIAASLVIGTPGFIFFGWLSDKIGRKIIIMAGCLLAVLTYFYVFPAMLKYANPALAAAQAKATVTVTADPGTCSFQGSPIAREIDFRTSCDIAKRTMAQSFVPYVNAKAAAGAPAVIKIGDKEITAPTAKLNEKSDGFDKDSAAAIAAFKKDVAAAVAGAGLSTKADDKAMNTPMVLALLVYLVILVTMVYGPIAAMLVELFPTRIRYTSMSLPYHIGNGWFGGLLPTTAFAMVAATGDIYYGLWYPVIVAAMTFVIGMLFIRETKDVDIYAKD; encoded by the coding sequence ATGGCAACTGCAACTGCGGGCGCAACGCGTCCGATGACCGCCGAGGAGAAGAAGGTCATCTTTGCGTCGTCACTCGGCACTGTGTTCGAGTGGTACGACTTTTATCTCTACGGCTCTCTCGCCGCTGTTATCGCGAAGCAATTCTTTGCCGGCCTTGATCCGACGTCTGCATACATCTTCGCGCTGCTTGCCTTTGCTGCGGGCTTCCTGGTTCGCCCGTTCGGCGCGCTGGTGTTCGGTCGCCTCGGCGACATGATCGGCCGCAAATACACCTTCCTGGTGACGATTCTCATCATGGGCTCGGCCACCTTCATCGTCGGCTGTCTGCCAAACTACAACTCGATCGGTGTGGCGGCGCCAATCATTCTGATTGCGTTGCGCATGCTGCAGGGCCTCGCGCTCGGCGGTGAATACGGCGGCGCGGCAACCTACGTGGCCGAGCACGCACCGCAAGGCCGTCGCGGTCTCTACACCAGCTGGATTCAGACCACGGCAACGCTTGGCCTCTTCCTGTCGCTGATCGTGATTCTGCTGACCCGCGAATTCACGGGCAAGGAGTTCGACGACTGGGGCTGGCGTATTCCGTTCCTGGTCTCGATCTTCCTGCTTGCGATCTCGGTCTGGATCCGGCTGTCGATGAACGAGTCGCCTGCCTTCCAGAAGATGAAGGAAGAGGGCAAAGTCTCCAAGGCACCGCTGTCGGAATCGTTCGGCCAGTGGAAGAACCTGAAGATCGTGATCCTGGCGCTGCTCGGCCTTACCGCCGGTCAGGCCGTGGTGTGGTATTCGGGCCAGTTCTACGCGCTGTTCTTCCTGACCAGCCTTGCCAAGGTTGATGGCAAGACGGCCAACCTGCTGATCGCTGCTTCACTGGTGATCGGTACGCCGGGCTTCATTTTCTTCGGCTGGCTGTCTGACAAGATCGGTCGCAAGATCATCATCATGGCGGGTTGCTTGCTGGCCGTGCTCACGTACTTCTACGTGTTCCCGGCGATGCTCAAGTACGCCAACCCGGCGCTTGCTGCAGCGCAGGCAAAGGCAACGGTAACCGTCACTGCGGATCCGGGCACCTGCTCGTTCCAGGGCAGCCCGATTGCCCGCGAGATCGACTTCCGGACCTCCTGTGACATCGCCAAGCGTACGATGGCGCAATCGTTCGTTCCGTACGTGAACGCGAAAGCGGCTGCAGGTGCTCCGGCGGTGATCAAGATCGGTGACAAGGAAATCACCGCACCGACGGCCAAGCTGAACGAAAAGAGCGACGGCTTTGACAAGGACAGTGCCGCCGCGATCGCTGCGTTCAAGAAGGACGTCGCTGCCGCTGTTGCCGGCGCTGGTCTGAGCACCAAGGCCGACGACAAGGCGATGAATACGCCGATGGTGCTGGCGCTTCTGGTCTACCTGGTGATTCTGGTGACCATGGTCTACGGTCCGATCGCAGCGATGCTGGTCGAACTGTTCCCGACCCGCATCCGCTACACCTCGATGAGCTTGCCCTATCACATCGGTAACGGCTGGTTCGGCGGTCTCTTGCCCACTACCGCATTCGCGATGGTTGCCGCGACCGGTGACATCTACTACGGCCTCTGGTATCCGGTGATCGTGGCAGCGATGACGTTTGTCATCGGCATGCTGTTCATCCGTGAAACCAAGGATGTGGACATCTACGCAAAGGACTAA
- a CDS encoding aspartate/glutamate racemase family protein has translation MLDTTFDRPDGDAGNPASWPFPVRIERVPGALARPVVSGEFVAISEFIAAGNRLIENGVAAIITTCGFLVRHQKELAAALSVPVETSTLMHYIELQRQVGTGKRVAILTISAEAIDASVRAAAGIEGDALVFSLPAGAHFVTAIMDTTAPLDLQRAEAEWVDLAVKVQRQHPDVGIWLFECANMPPYADAVRRATGLPVFDALTMGRNLHARTC, from the coding sequence ATGCTCGACACCACCTTTGACCGACCAGATGGGGACGCGGGCAACCCCGCCTCGTGGCCGTTCCCGGTGCGGATTGAACGGGTGCCGGGTGCACTCGCGCGACCGGTTGTCAGCGGCGAATTTGTCGCGATCAGCGAGTTCATTGCGGCCGGAAATCGGCTGATAGAAAACGGCGTCGCGGCCATCATTACCACCTGCGGTTTTCTGGTGCGCCACCAGAAAGAACTTGCAGCTGCGCTGTCGGTCCCGGTGGAGACGTCGACCCTGATGCACTACATCGAGCTGCAGCGTCAGGTCGGGACCGGAAAACGGGTCGCCATCCTGACCATCAGCGCTGAGGCAATTGATGCGAGCGTCCGTGCGGCGGCGGGGATTGAAGGCGACGCATTGGTCTTTTCGCTCCCGGCCGGAGCACACTTCGTGACGGCAATTATGGATACGACCGCACCGTTGGACCTGCAACGTGCTGAAGCCGAGTGGGTCGATCTCGCCGTCAAGGTGCAGCGCCAACACCCGGACGTCGGAATATGGCTGTTCGAGTGCGCCAACATGCCGCCCTACGCTGACGCGGTACGTCGTGCCACTGGCTTGCCGGTGTTCGATGCACTGACCATGGGTCGCAACCTGCACGCCAGGACTTGTTGA
- the ybaK gene encoding Cys-tRNA(Pro) deacylase yields MSKSEDFPITQAVRALRSARVEFTPHVYDYVEHGGTAHSAASLGVDEHMVIKTIVLEDERKQPLICLQHGDREVSTKNLARAIGCKAITPCTPEVANRHTGYLVGGTSPFGTRKPIPIYLQESITVLPRIYINGGKRGFLVGIAADDLVRVLKPTLVDAAA; encoded by the coding sequence ATGTCCAAAAGCGAAGACTTTCCCATTACCCAGGCGGTCCGGGCGCTGCGCAGCGCAAGGGTTGAGTTCACGCCGCATGTCTACGACTACGTGGAACACGGGGGCACGGCGCATTCGGCGGCCAGCCTCGGCGTGGATGAGCATATGGTCATCAAGACCATCGTGCTTGAGGACGAACGCAAGCAGCCGCTGATTTGCCTGCAACACGGCGACCGCGAGGTCTCAACAAAAAATCTGGCACGTGCGATTGGCTGCAAGGCCATCACCCCCTGCACGCCCGAGGTTGCCAACCGCCACACCGGTTATCTGGTCGGTGGTACCTCACCATTCGGCACCCGCAAACCGATCCCGATTTACCTGCAGGAAAGTATCACCGTGCTGCCTCGCATCTACATCAACGGCGGCAAGCGCGGGTTTCTGGTCGGCATCGCTGCCGACGATCTTGTACGTGTGCTGAAACCCACACTGGTGGACGCCGCGGCGTGA
- a CDS encoding class II aldolase/adducin family protein, translating into MTAATTASKALVDDLVSANHILFVEGVVDGFGHVSVRHDGRDDRFLLACGVAPATVTADDIVEVDYEGTVHDAAGRRSYLERFIHSEIYKARPDVMAIVHSHSPAIIPFGITRATLRPVCHMSGFLGFSTAVFEIRDTAGENNDMLVKNAALGRALAESLGPHLFALMRGHGSVTVAHSLKLVVARAIWAEMNAKLQTEAMRIAGGDSGVNYLTPGEATGSMTINETVVDRPWDFWKARAKVALAGLIRS; encoded by the coding sequence GTGACCGCAGCAACAACGGCCTCGAAGGCGCTGGTAGACGATCTGGTGAGCGCCAATCACATCCTGTTTGTCGAGGGCGTGGTGGATGGCTTCGGCCACGTCAGCGTGCGCCATGATGGCCGCGACGACCGCTTTCTGCTCGCCTGCGGCGTGGCGCCCGCCACGGTCACGGCGGACGACATCGTCGAGGTGGATTACGAAGGCACCGTGCACGACGCCGCCGGCCGCCGCAGCTACCTCGAGCGCTTCATCCACAGCGAGATCTACAAGGCGCGGCCGGACGTGATGGCGATTGTGCACAGCCACTCGCCGGCGATCATCCCGTTCGGCATCACCCGCGCCACGCTGCGACCGGTGTGCCACATGAGCGGCTTTCTCGGCTTCTCAACGGCGGTGTTCGAAATTCGCGACACGGCGGGCGAGAACAACGACATGCTGGTGAAGAACGCCGCGCTCGGCCGCGCGCTCGCGGAATCACTCGGGCCACATCTGTTTGCCCTGATGCGCGGGCATGGCTCGGTGACGGTGGCGCATTCGCTCAAGCTGGTGGTCGCCCGCGCCATCTGGGCCGAGATGAACGCCAAGCTGCAAACCGAGGCCATGCGCATCGCCGGCGGCGACAGCGGTGTGAACTACCTCACGCCCGGCGAGGCGACCGGCTCAATGACCATCAACGAAACCGTCGTCGACCGGCCGTGGGATTTCTGGAAAGCCCGCGCGAAGGTGGCGTTAGCCGGCCTGATCCGGTCGTAG
- a CDS encoding ATP-binding protein produces the protein MSLAARLLEWLLAPLLSIWLVSLGISFMSARTTVDTALDDGLSAVSAMLMSEWEQRATTRPDLAIPSEPTKQWMNLAPEFPVLYLIVDEAGVAVAGDDSLQSFLRATADADSPEAAPVIPREFRHVHGFNTVMDDAVMRVVRLRFTAGPKEFVLAVAQSRERQAALLRTGMLHEALAQSAVLLVAFYLLWYGLTYVARPMKALQQHLDARSADDWTPLPEQLAPHEIAPLIASTNALIERLQTSLGAQKRFIANAAHQLRTPLAALRTQSELLQRLPEGPERDQAMQRLVATGRRASRLANQLLALARAESMGTTGVRQPVPLNALCESVARDVLPQAIEREIDFAFEPAPAELAVMGDATLLGELTRNLVDNAFKYTPRGGSVVLAVLGEPSRIVVDDSGPGVAEADRERVFAPFSRVAQLDTESGTPIPGTGLGLAIVREVAQAHGATVGIETSSMNGARFVVSFASVARQSTVSPAL, from the coding sequence ATGAGTCTTGCCGCGCGGCTGCTGGAATGGCTGCTCGCGCCCCTGCTGTCGATCTGGCTGGTGAGTCTGGGCATCTCGTTCATGAGTGCCCGCACCACCGTCGACACTGCGCTTGACGACGGCCTGAGCGCGGTATCGGCGATGCTGATGTCGGAGTGGGAGCAGCGCGCCACCACGCGCCCTGACCTGGCGATCCCGTCGGAGCCCACCAAGCAGTGGATGAATCTGGCGCCGGAGTTTCCGGTGCTCTACCTGATCGTCGATGAAGCGGGCGTCGCCGTCGCTGGCGATGATTCGCTACAGTCGTTTCTGCGTGCGACCGCCGATGCCGACAGCCCGGAAGCAGCGCCGGTCATTCCGCGCGAATTCCGCCATGTGCACGGCTTCAATACCGTCATGGATGACGCGGTGATGCGTGTCGTCCGCCTGCGTTTCACCGCAGGTCCGAAGGAGTTTGTCCTCGCCGTCGCGCAGTCGCGCGAGCGGCAGGCGGCGTTGCTGCGGACTGGCATGCTGCACGAGGCGCTGGCGCAGTCGGCCGTGCTGCTGGTGGCCTTCTACCTGCTCTGGTACGGGCTCACCTATGTGGCGCGCCCGATGAAGGCTTTACAGCAGCATCTCGACGCGCGCTCTGCTGACGACTGGACGCCGCTTCCCGAGCAGCTGGCCCCGCACGAAATCGCGCCACTGATTGCATCGACCAATGCGCTGATCGAGCGATTGCAGACCTCGCTCGGTGCCCAGAAACGGTTCATCGCCAACGCTGCCCATCAGTTGCGTACGCCGCTGGCGGCGCTGCGTACCCAGAGCGAACTGCTGCAGCGTTTGCCGGAAGGACCTGAGCGCGACCAAGCGATGCAGCGCCTGGTCGCCACCGGGCGCCGGGCCAGCCGTCTGGCCAACCAGTTGCTGGCACTTGCCCGCGCCGAAAGCATGGGCACGACGGGGGTTCGCCAGCCGGTGCCGCTGAATGCCTTGTGCGAGAGTGTCGCGCGCGACGTCCTGCCGCAGGCGATTGAACGCGAAATTGACTTCGCCTTCGAACCGGCACCCGCCGAACTCGCCGTGATGGGCGATGCCACGCTGCTCGGTGAGCTGACACGCAACCTGGTCGACAACGCGTTCAAGTACACGCCACGGGGTGGTTCAGTGGTGCTGGCGGTCCTCGGCGAGCCGTCGCGCATCGTGGTCGATGACTCCGGCCCCGGCGTGGCGGAGGCTGATCGCGAGCGTGTCTTTGCGCCCTTCTCGCGGGTGGCGCAGCTCGACACCGAGTCGGGCACGCCGATACCGGGCACCGGTCTTGGGCTTGCGATCGTGCGCGAGGTGGCGCAGGCGCATGGCGCCACGGTCGGCATCGAGACCTCCTCGATGAATGGCGCCCGATTTGTTGTCAGCTTCGCGTCAGTCGCTCGTCAGAGCACCGTAAGCCCCGCTCTCTAA